A region from the Palaemon carinicauda isolate YSFRI2023 chromosome 16, ASM3689809v2, whole genome shotgun sequence genome encodes:
- the LOC137655340 gene encoding myosin heavy chain, clone 203-like: MVRFMTDKMILMGSLTAFGVMAWCWGGEDSHREAEKLLDLMDREEMETLHPAVYDGANYVAGQTEEHAQLDEASKKDLSEELDGAEEGIQLFDDFIARKHQETETTNDLQRICEEVHGAEADNDLHGEEADNDLQRICEEVHGAETDNDLQRICEEVHGAEADNDLQRICEEVHGAEADNDLQRICEEVHGAEADNDLQRICEEVHGAEAEENELSTDNAAISALNADLERADKKIKDLMARLEIAESQNDELREELSSKTFVQVSEIEVCNNIGNLALMDDLHRANNNIESLFLSLEKAEARNDQIRDELLAKTYVETELENAREEIRILEKKLERVTRDLETANEQLMEKSDLEEYVESADKEIGTLLAELDSVKAENKRLKTKNVCEKAALESELNAAVEEVYRIGTKLDAVLDENTILKTELLIKKDVVCDLEMAEEELDKLWKEIAGVKEENRRLKRDLSEERATNNALMEADEKNKILEEEIRNLTSVADEFAIYKEKYQHMMERNVNLDMELNIKNYAITQLVEGLSQIHPELKELYNKEISGEQTGDLIWDSQLNRFALQETRRQGRKKNLKRN; the protein is encoded by the coding sequence atggttagatttatgactgacaaaatgattttaatgggatctttgacagcttttggcgtcatggcatggtgctggggaggCGAGGATTCACACAGAGAAGCAGAAAAACTCTTGGATTTaatggatcgggaggaaatggagacACTGCATccagcagtctacgatggggcaaattatgttgccggaCAAACTGAGGAACATGCACAATTGGATGAAGCATCAAAAAAGGATCTAAGTGAAGAGTTGGACGGAGCAGAAGAGGGGATTCAGTTGTTTGACGATTTCATCGCTAGAAAACACCAAGAGACGGAAAcgaccaatgacttacaacgcatctgtgaagaggtgcatggaGCAGAGGCAGACAATGACTTACATGGAGAAGAGGCAGacaatgacttacaacgcatctgtgaagaggtgcatggaGCAGAGACAGacaatgacttacaacgcatctgtgaagaggtgcatggaGCAGAGGCAGacaatgacttacaacgcatctgtgaagaggtgcatggaGCAGAGGCAGacaatgacttacaacgcatctgtgaagaggtgcatggaGCAGAGGCAGacaatgacttacaacgcatctgtgaagaggtgcatggaGCAGAGGCAGAAGAAAATGAGCTATCTACGGACAACGCAGCCATATCAGCATTAAATGCAGATTTAGAGAGAGCTGATAAGAAAATTAAGGATCTTATGGCAAGGCTAGAGATAGCTGAAagtcaaaacgatgaacttcgagaggagctttcgTCCAAGACATTTGTTCAGGTAAGTGAAATTGAGGTAtgtaataacatcggtaacttagctttaatggATGATTTACATAGAGCGAATAATAATATAGAGTCGCTTTTtttaagtctagaaaaagctgaagctcgaaacgatcaaattcgtgatgagcttttggcCAAGACATATGTAGAAACTGAGTTAGAAAATGCCcgtgaggaaattcggatactcgagaagaagcTGGAAAGAGTAACACGAGATCTCGAAACAGCCAACGAGCAACTTAtggaaaagagcgacttggaggaatacgtcgaaagtgctgaCAAAGAGATAGGAACACTCTTGGCTGAACTGGACAGCgtcaaggctgaaaacaagagactgaAGACCAAAAACGTTTGTGAAAAGGCAGCTTTGGAAAGTGAACTTAATGCTGCAGTAGAGGAAGTCTATAGAATAGGGACTAAATTGGATGCTGTCCTGGATGAGAACACCATATTGAAGACTGAACTATTAATCaagaaagacgtggtgtgcgacctggaaatggctgaggaggaactggaTAAACTCTGGAAAGAAATTGCTGGTGTTAAAGAAGAGAATAGACGACTGAAAAGAGACCTCTCGGAGGAGAGAGCCACAAACAATGCGTTGATGGAggccgacgagaagaataaaattctggaagaagaaattaggaatctcacttccgtggcagacgaatttgcaatttataaggagaaGTATCAACATATGATGGAAAGAAATGTGAACCTAGATATGGAATTAAATATTAAGAATTATGCTATTACTCAACTTGTAGAAGGTCTCTCTCAAATACACcccgagttgaaggaattatataataaagaaatttctggtgagcagactggggatttgatatgggatagccagttgaatagattcgcccttcaagagacgagaaggcagggcaggaaaaaaaatctaaagaggAATTAA